In one Oncorhynchus nerka isolate Pitt River linkage group LG7, Oner_Uvic_2.0, whole genome shotgun sequence genomic region, the following are encoded:
- the rp9 gene encoding retinitis pigmentosa 9 protein isoform X1 has product MSSRKRSRDSEDRGDRKRHKESKHDVEKLKKQARKLNQEVQKLKHLETFYEKPPPGLIKAEEYKPEDCIPADPGNEDARDFLAHAPTKGLWMPLGKEVKVMQCWRCKRYGHRTGDRECPFFIKGNQKLEQFRVDQDWYWQTPLWTPAPGLNHNPLGTSAPGLNHNPLGTSAPGLNHNPLGTSAPGLNHNPLGTSAPGLNHNPLGTSAPGLNHNLLGTSTPGPNHNPLGTSAPGLNHNPLGTSAPGLNHNPLGTPASGLNHNPLGTSAPGLNHNLLGTSTPGPNHNPLGTSACLPTWDHEHA; this is encoded by the exons ATGTCTAGTAGAAAGAGATCGAGAGACTCGGAGGACAGAGGGGACCGCAAAAGGCACAAGGAATCAAAACACGATGTAGAAAAACTCAAGAAACAAGCGAGAAAACTCAACCAAGAAGTGCAAAAGCTGAAGCATTTGGAGACCTT TTATGAAAAACCTCCTCCTGGACTCATAAAG GCGGAGGAGTACAAACCAGAGGACTGTATTCCTGCTGATCCAGGAAATGAGGATGCTAGGGACTTCCTGGCTCACGCCCCCACCAAGGGGCTGTGGATGCCTCTGGGGAAGGAGGTGAAGGTCATGCAGT GTTGGAGATGCAAGCGCTATGGACACAGGACAGGGGACCGAGAGTGTCCCTTCTTCATCAAAGGAAACCAGAAACTGGAGCAGTTCAGAGTG GACCAGGATTGGTATTGGCAGACACCCTTGTGGACACCTGCTCCTGGTCTCAACCATAACCCCTTGGGGACATCTGCTCCTGGTCTCAACCATAACCCCTTGGGGACGTCTGCTCCCGGTCTCAACCATAACCCCTTGGGGACGTCTGCTCCCGGTCTCAACCATAACCCCTTGGGGACGTCTGCTCCCGGTCTCAACCATAACCCCTTGGGGACGTCTGCTCCCGGTCTCAACCATAACCTCTTGGGGACATCTACTCCTGGTCCCAACCATAACCCTTTGGGGACGTCTGCTCCCGGTCTCAACCATAACCCCTTGGGGACGTCTGCTCCCGGTCTCAACCATAACCCCTTGGGGACGCCTGCTTCTGGTCTCAACCATAACCCCTTGGGGACGTCTGCTCCCGGTCTCAACCATAACCTCTTGGGGACATCTACTCCTGGTCCCAACCATAACCCCTTGGGGACGTCTGCGTGCTTGCCTACTTGGGACCATGAGCATGCTTGA
- the rp9 gene encoding retinitis pigmentosa 9 protein isoform X2: protein MSSRKRSRDSEDRGDRKRHKESKHDVEKLKKQARKLNQEVQKLKHLETFYEKPPPGLIKAEEYKPEDCIPADPGNEDARDFLAHAPTKGLWMPLGKEVKVMQCWRCKRYGHRTGDRECPFFIKGNQKLEQFRVAHEDPMYDLIRENKRNEKETRIQQLQQLLQDTTSSDSDSSSSSSSTSDRKKRKHKKKDKKKDKKKRKKRRKHKSSKTSDCSESN from the exons ATGTCTAGTAGAAAGAGATCGAGAGACTCGGAGGACAGAGGGGACCGCAAAAGGCACAAGGAATCAAAACACGATGTAGAAAAACTCAAGAAACAAGCGAGAAAACTCAACCAAGAAGTGCAAAAGCTGAAGCATTTGGAGACCTT TTATGAAAAACCTCCTCCTGGACTCATAAAG GCGGAGGAGTACAAACCAGAGGACTGTATTCCTGCTGATCCAGGAAATGAGGATGCTAGGGACTTCCTGGCTCACGCCCCCACCAAGGGGCTGTGGATGCCTCTGGGGAAGGAGGTGAAGGTCATGCAGT GTTGGAGATGCAAGCGCTATGGACACAGGACAGGGGACCGAGAGTGTCCCTTCTTCATCAAAGGAAACCAGAAACTGGAGCAGTTCAGAGTG GCACACGAAGACCCAATGTACGACCTGATCCGAGAAAACAAACGCAATGAAAAAGAAACAAG gATCCAGCAGCTGCAGCAACTCCTGCAGGACACCACCTCCTCCGACTCGGAcagctcctcctcttcctcctccaccagcGACCGCAAGAAGAGGAAACACAAGAAGAAGGACAAGAAGAAGGACAAgaaaaagaggaagaagaggaggaagcacAAGTCCTCCAAAACCAGTGACTGTTCTGAGTCCAATTGA